The proteins below are encoded in one region of Mycobacterium pseudokansasii:
- the rsgA gene encoding ribosome small subunit-dependent GTPase A produces MRPGDYDESHVKVRSGRGSRPRTKTRPEHADAEAAMVVSVDRGRWGCVLGGDPDRRITAMRARELGRTPIVVGDDVDVVGDLSGRPDTLARIVRRGPRRMVLRRTADDTDPTERVVVANADQLLIVVALADPPPRTGLVDRALIAAYAGGLTPILCLTKTDLAPPGPFAEQFADLDLTVVVAGRDDPLLAVAGLLDGKITVLLGHSGVGKSTLVNRLVPEADRAVGEVTDVGKGRHTSTQSLALPLQTGNEGSGWVIDTPGIRSFGLAHIRSEDVLLAFADLAAAIHDCPRGCGHMGPPADPECALEGLSGPAARRVAAARRLLAVLRET; encoded by the coding sequence TTGAGGCCCGGCGATTACGACGAATCCCACGTCAAGGTCCGCTCCGGCCGCGGTTCGCGGCCGCGGACCAAAACCCGCCCCGAACATGCCGACGCCGAGGCCGCAATGGTGGTCAGCGTAGACCGCGGCCGGTGGGGTTGTGTGCTCGGCGGGGACCCGGATCGTCGCATCACCGCCATGCGGGCACGCGAGCTGGGCCGCACGCCCATCGTTGTCGGAGACGACGTCGACGTGGTGGGCGACCTGTCCGGGCGGCCGGACACGCTGGCCCGCATCGTCCGGCGGGGCCCGCGACGAATGGTGTTGCGCCGCACCGCCGATGACACCGATCCCACCGAACGAGTGGTTGTCGCCAACGCCGATCAACTGCTAATCGTAGTCGCGCTGGCGGATCCGCCGCCACGCACCGGCCTGGTCGACCGGGCACTGATCGCCGCGTACGCGGGCGGGCTGACGCCCATACTGTGCCTGACCAAGACCGACCTGGCCCCACCCGGGCCGTTCGCCGAACAGTTCGCCGACCTGGACCTCACCGTAGTGGTCGCGGGCCGGGACGACCCGCTGCTCGCGGTGGCCGGCTTGCTCGACGGTAAGATCACCGTCCTGCTCGGACATTCCGGAGTCGGCAAGTCCACGCTGGTCAATCGCCTCGTGCCGGAAGCTGATCGGGCGGTCGGGGAGGTCACCGACGTCGGCAAAGGCCGGCATACCTCGACACAATCCTTGGCATTGCCGCTGCAAACCGGCAACGAAGGTTCGGGCTGGGTGATCGACACCCCGGGGATCCGTTCGTTCGGGTTGGCCCACATCCGGTCCGAAGACGTGCTGTTGGCGTTCGCCGACCTGGCCGCGGCAATTCACGACTGCCCGCGCGGCTGTGGGCATATGGGGCCGCCCGCCGATCCCGAATGCGCACTGGAAGGCTTGTCCGGGCCTGCCGCGCGGCGGGTCGCCGCCGCGCGCAGACTGCTAGCAGTACTCAGGGAGACGTGA
- a CDS encoding ferredoxin reductase, protein MSKKHAVINAKVADTRRPAVAGADRHPGWHALRKIAERITTPLLPDDYLQLANPLWSARELRGRILEVRRETEDSATLVIKPGWGFSFDYQPGQYIGIGLLVDGRWRWRSYSLTSSPVGTTGSARTVTITVKAMPEGFLSTHLVAGVEPGTVVRLAAPRGNFVLPDPAPRSMLFVTAGSGITPVMSMLRTLVRRNQITDITHLHSAPTEADVMFGAELAALTDDHPGYRLKVRKTRTEGRLDLARLGDEVPDWRDRQTWACGPAAMLNQAENVWAEAGISDRLHLERFAVSKAAPAGAGGTVTFARSGKSAAADAATSVMDAGEGAGVQMPFGCRMGICQSCVVDLVAGHVRDLRTGQEHDPGTRIQTCVSAASGDCVVDI, encoded by the coding sequence ATGAGTAAGAAACACGCGGTGATCAACGCTAAAGTCGCCGACACCAGGCGGCCGGCCGTTGCCGGCGCTGACCGGCATCCGGGCTGGCATGCGCTGCGCAAAATCGCGGAGCGAATCACGACGCCACTGTTACCCGACGACTATTTGCAACTGGCCAATCCGCTGTGGTCGGCGCGGGAATTACGGGGCCGGATCCTCGAGGTCCGCCGCGAGACCGAAGACTCGGCCACCTTGGTCATCAAGCCGGGCTGGGGCTTCAGTTTCGACTATCAACCGGGCCAGTACATCGGGATCGGGCTCTTGGTCGACGGACGCTGGCGCTGGCGCTCGTATTCGCTGACGTCGAGTCCAGTCGGGACCACCGGCTCCGCGCGCACCGTCACCATCACCGTGAAGGCGATGCCCGAAGGTTTCCTGTCCACCCACCTGGTGGCCGGCGTGGAGCCGGGGACCGTGGTGCGCCTGGCCGCCCCTCGGGGCAACTTCGTGCTGCCCGATCCCGCGCCGCGCTCGATGCTGTTTGTCACCGCTGGATCGGGGATCACGCCGGTGATGTCGATGCTGCGAACATTGGTGCGCCGCAACCAGATCACCGATATCACGCATCTGCATTCGGCGCCCACCGAAGCCGACGTGATGTTCGGCGCCGAGCTGGCCGCCCTGACCGACGACCATCCCGGGTATCGGCTGAAGGTGCGCAAGACCCGCACCGAGGGCCGTCTGGACCTCGCCCGGCTCGGCGACGAGGTGCCCGACTGGCGCGACCGGCAAACCTGGGCGTGCGGACCCGCCGCCATGCTCAACCAGGCCGAAAACGTCTGGGCCGAAGCTGGTATCAGCGACCGGCTGCACCTGGAGCGGTTCGCAGTGTCCAAGGCGGCACCCGCCGGCGCGGGTGGCACGGTCACGTTCGCCCGCAGCGGGAAGTCCGCGGCGGCGGATGCCGCGACTTCGGTGATGGATGCGGGCGAGGGCGCCGGTGTGCAGATGCCTTTCGGATGCCGCATGGGCATCTGTCAATCGTGTGTGGTCGACCTGGTAGCGGGTCACGTGCGCGACTTGCGGACCGGTCAGGAGCATGATCCCGGCACGCGGATCCAGACCTGTGTGTCGGCCGCCTCGGGTGACTGTGTGGTCGACATTTAA
- a CDS encoding cation:proton antiporter regulatory subunit, with translation MDVKEVLLPGVGLRYEFTSHKGERIGIIARRTGDFDIVVYTAEDPDECRPVFRLTDEEADTVAQILGAPRIAERFTELTREVPGLEAGQISVEPESPFVGRPLGDTRARTRTGASIVAIVRGDDVVASPGPAETLRARDVLIVIGTEEGIVGVRQIVNKG, from the coding sequence ATGGATGTCAAGGAAGTGCTGCTGCCGGGCGTCGGTCTGCGGTACGAGTTCACCAGCCACAAGGGTGAGCGGATCGGCATCATCGCCCGGCGCACCGGCGATTTCGACATCGTCGTGTACACCGCCGAGGACCCTGACGAATGCCGGCCGGTCTTCCGCCTCACCGACGAAGAGGCCGACACCGTGGCCCAGATTCTCGGCGCACCCAGAATCGCCGAGCGGTTCACCGAGCTGACCCGCGAGGTGCCTGGGCTCGAGGCTGGCCAGATCTCGGTCGAGCCCGAGAGTCCGTTCGTCGGCCGGCCGCTGGGCGACACCCGCGCCCGCACCCGCACCGGCGCCTCGATCGTCGCGATCGTCCGCGGCGACGACGTGGTCGCCTCGCCCGGCCCCGCGGAAACGCTGCGGGCACGCGACGTCCTGATTGTGATCGGCACCGAAGAGGGCATCGTCGGAGTCCGCCAGATCGTCAACAAAGGCTGA
- a CDS encoding Rv3235 family protein has protein sequence MSISPGSHPPHRPTFAVVPVVEYEPPTRAVPRCRQATQAPLRPRSLRAPRRPRSKQPTTQSMSAPMRQAGVFTDAALRRVLEVIDRRRPAAQLRSLLAPNLVDAVLSVSDVVAAQYGTAVLRRVRLQPVGSSDSAAEVFGSYSRGDRIHAIACRVERVTAGAGGRWLVVALHIG, from the coding sequence TTGAGCATCAGTCCTGGCTCCCACCCACCTCATCGTCCGACCTTCGCCGTTGTCCCGGTGGTCGAGTATGAACCGCCCACCCGAGCAGTCCCCCGGTGCCGACAAGCAACGCAGGCACCTTTACGCCCGCGCAGTCTACGGGCGCCTCGCCGGCCCCGCAGCAAGCAGCCGACGACCCAGAGCATGTCGGCGCCCATGCGCCAGGCAGGCGTCTTCACCGACGCGGCACTGCGTCGAGTGCTCGAAGTCATCGACCGCCGTCGTCCCGCCGCGCAGCTACGTTCGCTGCTGGCGCCCAACCTGGTCGACGCCGTGCTGTCGGTCAGCGACGTGGTGGCCGCTCAGTACGGGACCGCGGTATTGCGCCGGGTTCGACTGCAACCGGTCGGGTCCTCGGACTCCGCGGCGGAGGTGTTCGGCAGCTACAGCCGCGGAGACCGGATCCACGCGATCGCCTGTCGTGTGGAACGGGTGACCGCCGGAGCCGGAGGGCGCTGGCTGGTCGTCGCCTTGCACATCGGCTGA
- a CDS encoding DUF6912 family protein: MMQVYVPATLAMLRQLVADGSLWPVNGTAFAVTPKLRESYAEGDDDELAEVALQEAALASLRLLADDGGEGLPPRRVVIAAEVDGVTLRPDLDDAVVRLTAPVAMDRVVAAYVDNAAAEPAVTAAIAVIDAADLGDEDADLVVGDAQDHDLAWYANQELPFLLDLL; encoded by the coding sequence ATGATGCAGGTCTACGTCCCGGCCACCCTGGCCATGCTGCGGCAACTTGTCGCCGACGGTTCGCTGTGGCCGGTCAACGGCACGGCCTTCGCGGTGACGCCGAAATTGCGGGAGTCCTATGCCGAGGGCGACGACGACGAACTTGCCGAGGTGGCTCTGCAGGAGGCTGCGTTGGCGTCCCTGCGTCTACTGGCCGACGACGGAGGCGAGGGTCTGCCGCCGCGACGCGTGGTGATTGCCGCCGAAGTGGACGGCGTCACGTTGCGCCCCGATCTCGACGACGCCGTCGTCAGACTGACGGCGCCGGTTGCGATGGATCGGGTGGTCGCCGCCTATGTCGACAACGCAGCCGCCGAACCGGCCGTCACTGCGGCGATAGCGGTGATCGACGCCGCCGATCTCGGCGACGAGGACGCCGACCTGGTCGTCGGTGACGCCCAGGACCATGATTTGGCGTGGTATGCCAACCAGGAGTTGCCGTTCCTGCTCGACTTGCTTTGA
- the ppk2 gene encoding polyphosphate kinase 2 yields the protein MSTAITNGAPAKTAKTKKKSTPSAKRKIPANVYHAELFRLQTEFVKLQEWVRHSGARLVVVFEGRDGAGKGGTIKRITEYLNPRVARIAALPSPTDRERGQWYYQRYIAHLPAKGEIVLFDRSWYNRAGVEKVMGFCTPQEHALFLRQTPIFEHMLIDDGILLRKYWFSVSDEEQLRRFKARRSDPVRQWKLSPMDLESLYRWEDYSRAKDQMMVHTDIPTSPWYVVESDIKKHARLNMMAHLLSTIDYRDVEKPKVKLPKHPLVSGNYQRPPRELSNYVEDYAATLVDG from the coding sequence GTGAGCACTGCGATAACCAACGGCGCGCCGGCCAAGACGGCGAAGACGAAGAAGAAGTCAACCCCGTCGGCCAAGCGCAAGATCCCGGCCAACGTCTACCATGCCGAATTATTCAGGCTGCAAACAGAATTCGTGAAGCTACAGGAGTGGGTGCGGCATTCCGGGGCGCGCCTGGTGGTCGTCTTCGAGGGCCGCGACGGAGCCGGCAAAGGTGGGACCATCAAAAGGATCACCGAATACCTCAACCCGCGCGTGGCCCGTATCGCGGCGTTGCCCTCCCCGACCGACAGGGAACGCGGACAGTGGTATTACCAGCGCTATATCGCACACTTGCCCGCCAAGGGCGAAATCGTGCTCTTCGACCGCTCGTGGTATAACCGCGCCGGCGTTGAAAAAGTCATGGGATTCTGTACGCCGCAAGAGCATGCGCTGTTCTTGCGGCAGACGCCGATCTTCGAGCACATGTTGATCGACGACGGGATCTTGTTGCGCAAGTATTGGTTTTCGGTGTCCGACGAGGAACAGTTGCGACGTTTCAAAGCCCGGCGCAGCGACCCCGTCCGGCAATGGAAGCTCAGCCCGATGGACCTGGAATCGCTGTACCGGTGGGAGGATTACTCACGCGCCAAGGACCAGATGATGGTGCACACCGACATCCCGACCAGCCCGTGGTATGTAGTGGAATCCGATATCAAAAAGCATGCGCGGCTGAACATGATGGCCCACCTGTTGTCCACCATCGACTACCGCGACGTGGAGAAGCCGAAGGTCAAGTTGCCCAAACATCCGTTGGTGAGCGGCAACTACCAGCGCCCGCCGCGTGAATTGTCCAACTACGTCGAAGACTATGCGGCGACGTTGGTCGATGGTTAG
- a CDS encoding cation:proton antiporter, producing the protein MDVSEALLFELGALLVMLALLGALARRFALSPIPVYLLAGLALGKGGILPVAAAADFVSTGAPIGIVLLLLTLGLEFSATEFASSLRHHLPSAGVDIVLNATPGAVTGWLLGLDGVAVLALAGVTYISSSGVIARLLEDLRRLGNRETPAVLSVLVLEDFAMAGYLPMFTVLALRGSWLDALGGTLAAIGALVAAFAASYYWGHHVGRLVAHPDSEQLLLRVLGITLLVAAVAESLHASAAVGAFLVGLTLTGETADRARKVLGPLRDLFAAIFFLAIGLSVGPKELLPMLPVAVVLAAVTAATKVLTGMYAARRDGVARRGQLRAGTALIARGEFSLIIIGLVGASIPTVAALATSYVFIMAIMGPVVAHYAGGPLRAAA; encoded by the coding sequence GTGGATGTTTCGGAGGCGCTGCTATTCGAGCTCGGCGCCCTCTTGGTCATGCTTGCTCTGCTCGGCGCCCTCGCCCGGCGGTTCGCATTGTCGCCGATCCCGGTCTACCTGTTAGCGGGTCTCGCGCTGGGTAAGGGCGGCATCCTGCCGGTGGCTGCCGCCGCTGACTTCGTCAGCACCGGCGCACCCATCGGCATCGTGTTGCTGCTGCTGACGTTGGGCCTGGAGTTCTCCGCGACCGAATTCGCCAGCAGCCTGCGTCATCATCTGCCGTCGGCCGGCGTCGACATCGTCCTCAACGCCACGCCCGGCGCGGTGACCGGCTGGCTGCTTGGGTTGGACGGCGTTGCCGTCCTGGCGCTGGCCGGCGTCACATACATCTCGTCGTCGGGTGTGATCGCGCGATTGCTCGAGGACTTACGCCGCCTGGGCAACCGCGAAACTCCGGCGGTGCTGTCGGTGCTGGTGCTCGAAGACTTCGCGATGGCCGGCTACCTGCCGATGTTCACGGTGCTGGCATTGCGCGGCAGCTGGCTGGACGCGCTGGGCGGGACGCTGGCCGCGATCGGCGCCCTTGTTGCGGCGTTTGCCGCGTCCTACTACTGGGGCCATCACGTGGGCCGCCTGGTGGCGCACCCCGACTCCGAGCAACTATTGCTGCGGGTCTTGGGCATCACCTTGCTGGTCGCGGCGGTGGCCGAGTCGTTGCACGCGTCGGCTGCTGTCGGCGCGTTCCTGGTGGGCCTGACCCTGACCGGGGAAACGGCCGACCGGGCGCGCAAGGTGCTGGGTCCGCTGCGCGATCTGTTCGCGGCGATCTTCTTCCTGGCGATCGGGCTGTCGGTCGGCCCCAAGGAGCTGCTTCCGATGCTTCCGGTGGCCGTCGTGTTGGCGGCGGTGACCGCCGCGACCAAGGTGCTGACCGGGATGTACGCCGCCCGCCGTGACGGAGTGGCGCGGCGCGGCCAGTTGCGCGCGGGCACCGCGCTGATTGCCCGAGGTGAGTTCTCGCTGATCATCATCGGGTTGGTCGGCGCGTCGATCCCCACAGTGGCGGCGCTGGCGACGTCGTATGTCTTCATCATGGCGATCATGGGCCCGGTCGTGGCGCATTACGCCGGCGGGCCGCTGCGGGCCGCTGCCTGA
- a CDS encoding SH3-like domain-containing protein translates to MSTAADRARQLDLVARLKSAYPELPDAPTPDLLDHDRFWAYLKTNHDVGGEPDAPMKYENKQYEYWEHMTYVLCEVLAWRGIWLSEERRRIGNVDVGRAVYLGFPYYGRWLWAVARVLVEKHHISLGELSERMAAVKARYAGGLDGKKLEAQPNSEGDGAGVIRNAHHTHAVGKGDPQVYAGLAGQPRFRVGDAVVVRELPALLYTRTPEYVRGAAGEIASVAYESPAPEDETWDRPDSQPEWFYIVRFNLSELWHGYTGTTSDTLQTELPERWLAAAGG, encoded by the coding sequence ATGAGTACAGCCGCTGACCGTGCCCGTCAGCTCGACCTGGTTGCCCGACTGAAGTCGGCCTATCCCGAGCTTCCGGACGCCCCGACTCCCGACCTGCTCGACCACGATCGCTTCTGGGCGTACCTGAAGACCAACCATGACGTCGGCGGTGAGCCGGACGCGCCCATGAAGTACGAGAACAAACAGTACGAGTACTGGGAGCACATGACGTATGTGCTCTGCGAAGTGCTTGCGTGGCGCGGTATTTGGCTGTCGGAGGAGCGCCGGCGGATCGGCAACGTCGACGTGGGACGTGCGGTCTATCTCGGCTTTCCCTACTACGGTCGCTGGCTCTGGGCGGTCGCACGGGTGCTGGTGGAAAAGCATCACATCAGCCTGGGTGAGCTCAGTGAACGAATGGCAGCGGTCAAGGCCCGCTATGCCGGTGGCCTCGACGGTAAAAAGCTTGAGGCGCAACCGAACTCAGAAGGTGACGGCGCCGGCGTGATCCGCAATGCCCACCACACCCATGCGGTCGGCAAGGGCGATCCGCAGGTGTATGCGGGTCTGGCCGGGCAGCCGAGGTTCCGCGTCGGCGACGCGGTGGTGGTGCGCGAACTGCCTGCGTTGTTGTATACCCGCACCCCGGAATACGTACGGGGCGCCGCCGGCGAAATCGCATCGGTCGCCTACGAAAGCCCGGCCCCCGAGGACGAGACGTGGGACCGGCCCGATTCGCAGCCGGAGTGGTTCTACATCGTCCGGTTCAACCTGTCCGAGCTATGGCACGGGTACACCGGGACCACCAGCGACACCTTGCAGACCGAGCTACCCGAGCGGTGGCTGGCGGCGGCCGGAGGGTAG
- a CDS encoding fatty acid desaturase family protein: MAITDVDVFAHLTDADIENLAVELDAIRQDIEDSRGERDARYIRRTIAAQRALEVSGRLMLAAGSRRGAWWAGAATLGVAKIIENMEIGHNVMHGQWDWMNDPEIHSSTWEWDMSGSSKHWRYTHNFVHHKYTNILGMDDDVGYGMLRVTRDQRWKKYNIFNLVWNTILAIGFEWGVALQHLEIGKIFKGRADRDAAKIRLREFSGKAGRQVFKDYVAFPALTSLSPGATYKSTLTANAVANVIRNVWSNAVIFCGHFPDGAEKFTKTDMIGETKGQWYLRQMLGSANFDAGPALRFMSGNLCHQIEHHLYPDLPSNRLAEISLRVREVCDKYDLPYTTGPFLVQYAKTWRTLAKLSLPNKYLRDNADDAPETRSERMFAELEPGFAGIDPATGRRRGLQSAIAAVRGWRRGRRLPPASSSATDDLAA, translated from the coding sequence ATGGCGATAACCGACGTCGACGTATTCGCGCATCTGACGGACGCCGACATCGAAAACCTGGCAGTTGAGCTCGACGCCATCCGCCAGGACATCGAAGATTCGCGTGGCGAGCGCGATGCCCGCTACATCCGCCGCACCATTGCCGCCCAGCGTGCGCTCGAGGTGAGCGGCCGGCTGATGCTGGCTGCCGGCTCGCGGCGCGGCGCATGGTGGGCGGGCGCGGCGACCCTGGGCGTGGCCAAGATCATCGAGAACATGGAGATCGGCCACAACGTGATGCACGGCCAGTGGGACTGGATGAACGACCCGGAGATTCACTCCTCGACCTGGGAGTGGGACATGAGCGGGTCGTCCAAGCACTGGCGCTACACCCACAACTTCGTGCACCACAAGTACACCAACATCCTGGGCATGGACGACGACGTGGGCTACGGCATGCTGCGCGTCACCCGCGATCAGCGGTGGAAGAAGTACAACATCTTCAACCTGGTCTGGAACACGATCCTGGCGATCGGGTTCGAGTGGGGAGTTGCATTGCAGCACTTGGAGATTGGCAAGATCTTCAAGGGCCGGGCGGACCGTGATGCCGCCAAGATCCGGCTGCGCGAGTTCTCCGGTAAGGCCGGCCGCCAGGTGTTCAAGGACTACGTGGCGTTCCCGGCACTGACGTCGTTGTCGCCCGGCGCGACATACAAGTCCACCTTGACCGCCAACGCGGTGGCCAACGTGATCCGCAACGTGTGGTCCAACGCCGTGATCTTTTGCGGGCATTTTCCCGACGGCGCTGAGAAGTTCACCAAGACGGACATGATCGGCGAGACGAAGGGGCAGTGGTACCTGCGACAGATGCTGGGCAGCGCCAACTTCGACGCCGGTCCCGCGCTGCGCTTCATGAGCGGCAACCTGTGCCACCAGATCGAGCACCACCTGTACCCCGACCTGCCGAGCAACCGCCTCGCCGAGATCTCACTGCGGGTGCGCGAGGTATGCGACAAGTACGACTTGCCTTACACCACAGGACCGTTCCTGGTGCAGTACGCCAAGACGTGGCGCACGCTGGCCAAGCTGTCGCTGCCCAACAAGTATCTGCGCGACAATGCCGACGACGCGCCGGAGACGCGCAGCGAGCGGATGTTCGCTGAACTGGAACCGGGTTTCGCGGGCATTGATCCGGCGACTGGGCGCCGGCGTGGTCTCCAGAGCGCGATTGCGGCGGTGCGTGGCTGGCGGCGCGGTAGGCGTCTGCCCCCGGCATCGTCAAGCGCCACAGACGATCTGGCGGCCTAG
- a CDS encoding WS/DGAT/MGAT family O-acyltransferase → MVTRLSTTDASFYRLENTATPMYVGSLMILRRPRAGLSYETLLATVEQRLPQIPRYRQRVREVKIGMARPVWMDDPEFDITYHVRRSALPSPGSDEQLHELIARLAARPLDKSRPLWEMYLVEGLEKNRVALYTKSHQALINGVTSLAIGHVIADRTRRPPPFPEDIWVPERDPGHTRLVLGAIGDWLMGPGAQLQAVGSAVAGAVTNYGQLVDAGRRVLDVARTVARGTAPNSPLNATVSRNRRFTVARGRLEDYRAVRARYDCDIHDVVLAVIAGALGNWLMSRGETVAPTATVRAMAPLAAYVDDQFDSTGPGQAMSQVTPFLIDLPVGEGNAVVRLSQVAHATESNPTAASLVDARTIVTLSGFAPPTLHAMGVRVATSYSARLFNLLITNAPGAQSQMYVAGTKLLEAYAVPPLLHNQALAISVTSYNGMLYFGINADRDAMSDVDLLPGLLSQSLEELLEASR, encoded by the coding sequence ATGGTGACCCGGTTGTCCACGACGGACGCGTCTTTCTATCGGCTGGAGAACACCGCCACCCCCATGTACGTCGGGTCGCTGATGATCCTGCGCCGGCCGCGGGCCGGACTGAGCTACGAGACGCTGTTGGCCACCGTTGAACAGCGGCTGCCGCAGATACCGCGTTACCGGCAGAGGGTACGCGAGGTGAAGATCGGCATGGCCCGCCCCGTGTGGATGGACGATCCCGAGTTCGACATCACCTATCACGTCAGGCGCTCGGCGTTGCCGTCGCCAGGCAGCGACGAGCAACTGCACGAACTGATCGCGCGGCTGGCTGCCCGGCCGCTGGACAAGTCGCGGCCGCTATGGGAGATGTATCTCGTCGAGGGCCTGGAAAAGAATCGCGTTGCCCTCTACACCAAATCGCACCAGGCCCTGATCAACGGGGTGACGTCACTGGCCATCGGCCACGTCATCGCCGATCGGACGCGGCGTCCACCGCCGTTCCCCGAAGACATCTGGGTACCGGAACGCGACCCCGGCCACACCCGCTTGGTGCTGGGCGCCATCGGGGACTGGCTCATGGGGCCGGGAGCGCAGTTGCAGGCCGTCGGATCCGCGGTCGCCGGCGCGGTCACAAACTACGGCCAACTCGTCGACGCCGGCCGCCGGGTTCTCGATGTCGCGCGCACCGTGGCGCGCGGCACCGCACCCAATAGCCCGCTCAACGCCACCGTGTCGCGCAATCGACGATTCACGGTGGCTCGCGGACGGCTCGAGGACTATCGGGCGGTACGTGCCCGCTATGACTGCGACATCCACGACGTGGTGCTGGCCGTGATCGCCGGCGCGCTGGGCAATTGGCTGATGTCGCGCGGTGAGACGGTGGCGCCGACGGCGACGGTACGGGCTATGGCTCCGCTCGCCGCCTACGTTGATGACCAATTCGATTCAACGGGCCCCGGCCAGGCCATGAGCCAGGTGACCCCCTTCCTGATAGACCTGCCGGTGGGCGAGGGCAACGCCGTGGTGCGGCTGTCCCAGGTCGCGCACGCCACCGAATCGAACCCGACGGCCGCCAGCCTGGTGGACGCCCGGACCATCGTGACGCTGTCCGGCTTCGCGCCACCCACCTTGCATGCCATGGGCGTCCGGGTGGCGACCAGTTATTCGGCAAGGTTGTTCAACCTGCTGATCACCAATGCCCCTGGGGCGCAATCGCAGATGTACGTCGCGGGCACCAAGCTGCTGGAGGCTTACGCGGTGCCGCCGCTACTGCACAACCAGGCGCTGGCCATCAGCGTGACGTCCTACAACGGCATGCTGTATTTCGGGATCAATGCCGACCGCGACGCGATGAGCGATGTCGACCTGTTGCCGGGCTTGCTAAGCCAATCGCTCGAGGAGCTGCTGGAGGCGTCTCGGTAA
- the scnC gene encoding thiocyanate hydrolase subunit gamma produces the protein MTDRDHHQEHDHERTLAPTVDEITDFEVLEIALRELCIEKGIFTAEEHRHFTEFAEQINPTPASHLVARAWLDPGFKQLALTDALAASKEVGVDWLEPTGFGTPSDFTAFQILEDTPTLHHVIVCALCSCYPRPILGNSPEWYRTPNYRRRMVRWPRQVLAEFGLYLPDDVAIRVEDSNQKHRFMVLPMRPEGTDGWDEDRLAEIVTRDCLIGVALPKPGVTTNVITATRAAIHPAGE, from the coding sequence ATGACCGACCGGGATCACCATCAGGAGCACGACCACGAGCGGACGCTGGCCCCCACGGTGGACGAGATCACCGACTTCGAGGTACTCGAGATCGCGCTGCGTGAATTGTGCATCGAGAAGGGGATTTTCACCGCCGAAGAGCACCGGCACTTCACCGAGTTCGCCGAGCAGATCAACCCGACGCCGGCCTCGCACCTGGTGGCGCGCGCGTGGCTGGATCCTGGGTTCAAGCAACTGGCGCTCACCGATGCGCTGGCGGCCAGCAAAGAGGTCGGCGTCGACTGGCTGGAACCCACCGGCTTCGGCACGCCCAGTGACTTCACCGCGTTCCAGATCCTCGAGGACACGCCGACGTTGCACCACGTGATCGTCTGCGCGTTGTGTTCTTGTTATCCGCGACCGATTCTCGGCAACTCTCCGGAGTGGTACCGCACGCCCAACTATCGCCGGCGGATGGTCCGCTGGCCGCGTCAGGTGCTTGCGGAATTCGGGCTTTATCTGCCCGACGACGTCGCGATCCGGGTGGAGGATTCCAACCAGAAGCACCGGTTCATGGTGCTGCCCATGCGCCCGGAGGGTACCGACGGCTGGGACGAAGACCGGCTGGCCGAGATCGTCACCCGGGACTGCTTGATCGGCGTGGCCCTGCCCAAACCGGGTGTCACGACCAACGTCATCACCGCCACCCGGGCGGCCATCCATCCTGCCGGTGAGTGA